The following are encoded in a window of Pseudomonas sp. St316 genomic DNA:
- a CDS encoding phosphatase PAP2 family protein — protein MQSSVLRPTPRPLNFWLCLTIPAVAAIMLVLLEWTDLDMDLARLFYDPAAGGFIGRRSYFLENILHDRAKQVVIAFSVLAILGFIGAFFIARLKPFKRELGCLVLSLALATSFVTPMKAVTAVQCPWSLKEFGGKETYSELLSPRPATNKPGRCWPGGHAATGFTLFALFFVLRDRRPRLARLALIFAFTLGTVFSLGRMMQGAHFFSHNVWTAVFCWLISLGCYYYVLYRPALRAEGVAVTSPANA, from the coding sequence ATGCAATCAAGCGTTCTACGCCCTACCCCTCGCCCACTGAACTTCTGGTTGTGCCTCACAATTCCCGCCGTTGCGGCAATTATGCTGGTTTTATTGGAGTGGACCGATCTGGACATGGATTTAGCCCGATTGTTCTATGACCCCGCTGCCGGCGGCTTTATCGGGCGCCGCAGCTACTTTCTGGAAAACATCCTCCATGACCGGGCAAAACAAGTCGTCATCGCCTTTTCGGTGCTAGCGATCCTCGGGTTCATCGGTGCGTTTTTCATCGCCCGGCTCAAACCGTTCAAGCGGGAACTCGGTTGCCTGGTGCTGTCCTTGGCACTGGCGACGTCCTTCGTCACGCCAATGAAAGCGGTGACGGCCGTGCAATGCCCCTGGAGCCTGAAGGAGTTTGGCGGCAAGGAAACCTACAGTGAGCTGCTAAGCCCACGCCCGGCCACGAACAAACCCGGTCGATGCTGGCCCGGCGGTCACGCCGCCACGGGGTTCACGTTGTTTGCGCTGTTCTTCGTCCTGCGCGACCGCCGCCCACGCCTGGCCCGCCTGGCCCTGATATTCGCCTTCACGTTGGGAACGGTGTTTTCCCTGGGGCGGATGATGCAAGGGGCGCATTTCTTTTCTCACAACGTGTGGACAGCGGTGTTCTGCTGGCTGATTAGTCTGGGGTGTTATTACTACGTGCTGTACCGACCCGCCCTCCGGGCTGAGGGTGTCGCTGTAACCAGCCCCGCCAATGCCTGA
- a CDS encoding LTA synthase family protein, which translates to MDFIKAAPMRFLLLITSTWLVVFLLTRTVLLLTHLDEAGGVAFSVFGTGLLYDLGFLAYAILPMGLYLMLCPPALWQRRGHRWFLRGLLTVSVFVMLFTAVAEWLFWDEFGVRFNFIAVDYLVYSDEVLNNVLESYPIGTLLTILAVLAAGLSLALGKPFNAALAAPLPPLRGRLLSALGLLAVAGLSLQLLSQDAPRAQGGNAYQNELASNGPYQFFAAFRNNELDYGQFYSNLAPNIVAQQIRAELSEPNARFIGEDPQDIRRMIDNPGTVRKPNIVLVTIESLSAKYLGSNGDQRNLTPNLDALRKQSLYFSNFYATGTRTDRGLEAITLAIPPTPGRSIVKRIGRESGFASLGQQLKAVGYDSVFVYGGRGYFDNMNAFFSGNGYRVVDQSSIDESEIHFKNAWGMADEDLYKQTLKLADANYARQQPFLLQLMTTSNHRPYTYPDDRIDIKSGNGRDGAVKYTDYAIGQFLEQAREKPWFDNTIFVFVADHTAGSAGKEDLPISNYQIPLFVYAPKLIEPRESGQLASQIDLAPTLLGLLNLDYQSTFFGRNLLQDNPLPPRVVVGNYQHLGLFDGKDLAILSPRQGLRRHDDALTESRESRVNSEDPLIHRAITYYQTASYGFKQQLLGWRAPKEGVEQVSDR; encoded by the coding sequence ATGGACTTTATCAAAGCAGCGCCCATGCGCTTTCTGCTGTTGATCACCAGCACCTGGCTGGTGGTGTTTCTCCTGACCCGAACCGTCCTGCTGCTCACTCACTTGGATGAGGCTGGAGGCGTCGCGTTTTCCGTGTTTGGCACCGGTCTGCTGTATGACTTGGGCTTTCTCGCCTATGCAATCTTGCCGATGGGGCTGTATTTGATGCTTTGCCCCCCGGCCCTGTGGCAGCGTCGCGGTCACCGCTGGTTTCTTCGAGGGCTGCTAACCGTCAGCGTGTTCGTCATGTTGTTCACCGCCGTCGCCGAATGGCTATTCTGGGACGAGTTCGGCGTGCGCTTCAACTTCATTGCCGTCGATTACCTGGTCTATTCCGATGAAGTGCTGAACAACGTGCTGGAATCGTACCCAATCGGCACTCTGCTGACGATTCTCGCTGTACTGGCCGCGGGCTTGAGCCTGGCGTTGGGCAAACCGTTCAATGCCGCGCTGGCCGCGCCATTGCCCCCCTTGCGCGGACGCCTGCTCAGTGCATTAGGACTGCTGGCTGTCGCGGGCCTGAGCTTGCAATTGCTCAGCCAGGATGCCCCACGCGCTCAGGGCGGGAATGCCTATCAGAACGAACTGGCGAGCAACGGCCCGTATCAGTTCTTCGCGGCGTTTCGTAACAACGAACTGGACTATGGACAGTTCTACAGCAACTTGGCCCCGAATATCGTCGCCCAGCAGATACGGGCCGAACTGAGCGAGCCCAATGCGCGCTTCATCGGTGAAGATCCGCAGGATATCCGTCGAATGATCGACAACCCCGGCACCGTCCGCAAACCGAACATCGTGCTGGTGACCATCGAAAGCCTCAGCGCCAAGTACCTGGGCAGCAACGGTGACCAGCGCAACCTGACGCCCAATCTGGACGCCTTGCGCAAACAGAGCCTGTACTTCAGTAACTTCTACGCCACGGGCACTCGCACCGACCGAGGCCTGGAAGCCATCACCCTGGCTATTCCGCCTACCCCGGGACGCTCGATCGTCAAGCGCATTGGCCGGGAAAGCGGCTTCGCCAGCCTTGGCCAGCAATTGAAAGCAGTCGGCTACGACAGCGTGTTTGTGTATGGCGGGCGCGGCTATTTCGACAACATGAACGCGTTTTTCAGCGGCAACGGCTATCGGGTCGTCGATCAAAGCAGCATTGATGAATCCGAGATCCACTTCAAGAATGCCTGGGGCATGGCTGACGAGGATCTGTACAAACAGACGTTGAAACTGGCCGATGCCAATTACGCCAGGCAACAGCCATTTTTGTTGCAGCTGATGACCACGTCCAACCACCGCCCCTACACCTATCCGGATGATCGGATCGACATCAAGTCCGGCAATGGGCGTGATGGCGCGGTGAAATACACCGATTACGCCATTGGTCAGTTTCTGGAGCAGGCACGGGAAAAGCCGTGGTTCGATAACACGATCTTCGTCTTCGTCGCCGACCACACTGCCGGCAGCGCTGGCAAGGAAGACCTGCCGATCAGCAATTATCAGATCCCACTGTTCGTCTACGCACCGAAGCTGATCGAACCACGAGAAAGCGGCCAACTCGCCAGTCAGATCGATCTCGCACCCACTTTGCTCGGTTTGCTGAACCTGGATTACCAGTCGACGTTCTTCGGCCGCAACCTGTTGCAGGACAACCCGTTGCCGCCCCGCGTCGTCGTAGGCAATTATCAGCATCTGGGCCTGTTCGACGGCAAGGATCTGGCAATCCTCAGTCCACGCCAAGGCCTGCGACGGCATGACGATGCGCTGACCGAAAGTCGCGAATCCCGGGTGAACAGCGAAGACCCTCTGATCCACCGCGCCATCACGTATTACCAAACCGCCAGTTATGGCTTCAAACAACAGCTGCTTGGCTGGAGAGCACCCAAGGAGGGTGTCGAGCAAGTCAGCGACCGTTAA
- the colR gene encoding two-component system response regulator ColR encodes MRILLVEDNRDILANLADYLGLKGYTVDCAQDGLSGLHLAATEHYDLIVLDIMLPGIDGYTLCKRLREDARRDTPVIMLTARDQLDDRLQGFKSGADDYLIKPFALSELAARIEAVMRRAQGGGRRALQVGDLSYDLDTLEVTREGKLLKLNPVGLKLLAVLMQKSPHVLRREILEEALWGDDCPDSDSLRSHVHQLRQVIDKPFEKPLLHTVHGVGYRLAEGRDGV; translated from the coding sequence ATGCGAATTCTACTGGTTGAAGACAACCGCGACATACTCGCCAACCTGGCCGATTACCTGGGGCTCAAGGGCTACACCGTCGATTGTGCCCAGGACGGTTTGTCGGGGTTGCACCTGGCCGCGACCGAACACTACGACCTGATCGTGCTCGACATCATGTTGCCGGGCATCGACGGCTATACCTTGTGCAAACGCCTGCGCGAAGACGCTCGGCGCGACACACCGGTGATCATGCTCACCGCGCGGGATCAGTTGGATGATCGTTTGCAGGGCTTCAAGTCCGGGGCCGACGATTACCTGATCAAGCCTTTTGCCTTGTCGGAACTGGCGGCACGGATCGAAGCGGTCATGCGCCGGGCCCAGGGTGGTGGCCGGCGGGCGTTGCAGGTGGGCGACCTGAGCTACGACCTGGACACTCTGGAAGTGACCCGCGAAGGCAAGCTGCTCAAGCTCAACCCCGTTGGCCTGAAGCTGCTGGCGGTACTGATGCAGAAAAGCCCCCACGTGTTGCGTCGGGAAATCCTCGAGGAAGCCCTCTGGGGCGATGATTGCCCGGACAGCGACAGCCTGCGCAGCCACGTCCATCAATTGCGCCAGGTGATCGACAAACCGTTCGAAAAACCCTTGCTGCACACCGTGCATGGCGTCGGTTATCGCTTGGCCGAGGGCCGCGATGGAGTTTAA
- a CDS encoding HAMP domain-containing sensor histidine kinase — MEFKQSLAQRIIIAFALMSALVAGAFAMGIVATVHLVEEKLISAGLGGDLQRLLLMDSVSDWNHRPEPDQLFYFSGGPGDFELPKDLRHLERGFHEVFREQLSYHAMVEIVDGRHYVLLQDQSDFEERERVLFAVVLVGFVLSLALAVFLGWVLARRVMAPVVRLARQVRHRDQLLGLAPPLAPDYAADEVGELAVAFDATLGRLRQALTRERLFTSDVSHELRTPLMVLATSCELLLENPALDQRGRTQVERINRASEEMRELVQTFLMLARAQREDNGMSPRSTLAQVAENLLGVWRAPIESKGLTLIFDPGQTLETLYNATFLTAVMGNLLRNALHYTDQGFIRLSLSATGFVVEDSGVGIPEEKREAMFEPFVRGNEQRGEGLGLGLSLVQRICENQGWTVSLSTMKPNGCRFEVALSPTG, encoded by the coding sequence ATGGAGTTTAAGCAAAGCCTTGCCCAGCGGATCATCATTGCCTTTGCGCTGATGAGCGCGTTGGTGGCAGGGGCGTTCGCCATGGGGATCGTGGCGACGGTCCATCTGGTCGAAGAGAAACTGATTTCCGCCGGGCTTGGTGGCGATCTGCAACGCTTGCTATTGATGGACAGTGTCTCGGACTGGAACCATCGGCCGGAACCCGACCAATTGTTTTATTTCAGTGGCGGCCCAGGTGATTTCGAGCTGCCCAAGGACCTGCGCCATCTGGAGCGTGGTTTCCACGAGGTGTTTCGCGAGCAGTTGTCGTATCACGCCATGGTCGAGATCGTTGACGGTCGGCACTACGTGTTGCTGCAAGATCAGAGCGACTTCGAGGAGCGCGAGCGAGTGCTGTTCGCCGTGGTGCTGGTGGGGTTTGTGCTCAGCCTGGCGCTGGCGGTATTTTTGGGCTGGGTCCTGGCACGTCGGGTGATGGCGCCGGTGGTTCGCCTGGCCAGGCAGGTACGTCATCGTGATCAGCTCCTGGGTCTTGCTCCGCCGCTGGCTCCGGATTATGCCGCCGATGAAGTGGGTGAACTGGCCGTGGCGTTCGACGCGACCTTGGGGCGGCTGCGCCAGGCCCTGACCCGCGAGCGGTTGTTTACCAGCGATGTGAGTCACGAATTGCGCACGCCTTTGATGGTGCTGGCCACGTCCTGCGAACTGCTGTTGGAAAACCCGGCGCTGGATCAGCGCGGCCGCACCCAGGTCGAACGCATCAACCGCGCCAGTGAGGAAATGCGCGAACTGGTGCAGACCTTCCTGATGCTCGCCAGGGCCCAGCGCGAAGACAATGGCATGTCACCTCGGTCGACCCTTGCGCAAGTGGCCGAGAACCTCCTTGGGGTATGGCGCGCGCCCATCGAGTCCAAGGGGCTGACGCTGATCTTCGACCCGGGGCAGACCCTCGAGACGCTGTATAACGCCACGTTCCTGACCGCCGTGATGGGGAACCTGCTGCGCAACGCCCTGCACTACACCGACCAGGGGTTTATCCGTCTTTCGTTGAGCGCTACCGGGTTCGTGGTCGAAGACAGCGGTGTGGGTATTCCCGAAGAGAAGCGCGAGGCGATGTTCGAGCCATTCGTGCGAGGTAACGAGCAGCGTGGCGAGGGGTTGGGACTGGGGCTGTCACTGGTCCAGCGGATCTGCGAAAACCAGGGCTGGACCGTGAGCCTCAGCACCATGAAGCCCAACGGTTGCCGTTTCGAGGTGGCGTTGAGTCCGACGGGATGA
- a CDS encoding class I SAM-dependent methyltransferase gives MSKPIKLDFSEKYDEQHARKYFNKHRNGLSRRLSNQRDQQLARRALGLVGDPGLVLDLPCGAGRFWSLLAEKPNRVIIGADNSEAMLKTALEAQPADVVKRVQPLHTSAFDIALPDSAVDSIFCMRLLHHIGDPAHRLAILKEFARVSRDSVIVSLWVDGNFKAWKRKRQERTRGQKGYQNRFVLPVATVEEEFRQAGFRIQERLDFLPLYAMWRVYVLRKR, from the coding sequence ATGTCCAAACCCATCAAGCTGGATTTTTCCGAGAAATATGACGAGCAGCACGCTCGCAAATACTTCAATAAGCATCGCAACGGCTTGAGCCGTCGCCTGTCCAACCAGCGAGATCAACAGCTGGCCCGCCGAGCGTTGGGGCTTGTCGGCGATCCAGGCCTGGTGTTGGACCTGCCCTGCGGTGCCGGGCGCTTCTGGTCCTTGCTGGCCGAAAAACCGAACCGGGTGATCATCGGCGCTGACAATTCCGAGGCCATGCTCAAAACTGCCTTGGAAGCTCAACCGGCCGATGTGGTGAAACGGGTACAACCCTTGCACACATCTGCGTTCGACATCGCCTTGCCTGATAGCGCCGTCGATAGCATTTTTTGCATGCGCTTGCTGCACCACATTGGTGATCCCGCGCATCGCCTGGCAATTCTGAAGGAATTCGCGCGTGTCAGCCGCGACAGCGTGATTGTTTCCTTGTGGGTCGACGGCAATTTCAAGGCTTGGAAACGCAAGCGCCAGGAACGCACCCGTGGGCAGAAAGGCTACCAGAATCGATTTGTGTTACCGGTTGCTACAGTAGAAGAGGAATTTCGCCAGGCCGGGTTCCGCATTCAGGAACGACTGGATTTTCTACCGCTCTATGCCATGTGGCGAGTTTATGTATTACGCAAGAGGTAA
- a CDS encoding lipopolysaccharide kinase InaA family protein — protein sequence MVVQVAEASGTPRDSFDYFWSLQGEWVEEPNVRRGGESGVQRITSKDGELLYAKRQTGHIYRSWLHPFGRPTVLREQDALLALPRLNVRVPELVFCGALPDPDHQWRALLVTRALEGFEEIEHWYAGGGRERHGEAVHDQILRELAENLARMHRGRWQHSCIYIKHVFVRVTGEGEAAKPEVALLDLEKCRRRLTARRAASHDMKQLRRHSSFSDADWKKLVYFYEAAFGSAIKGL from the coding sequence ATGGTTGTGCAGGTAGCAGAGGCATCAGGAACCCCCCGCGACAGCTTCGATTATTTCTGGAGCTTGCAGGGGGAGTGGGTGGAGGAGCCCAACGTACGACGCGGCGGTGAAAGCGGCGTACAGCGGATCACCAGCAAGGATGGCGAATTGTTATATGCCAAGCGCCAGACCGGGCACATCTATCGCAGTTGGCTGCACCCGTTCGGTCGCCCTACGGTGCTGCGTGAGCAGGACGCGCTCCTGGCATTGCCCCGACTCAATGTTCGAGTACCCGAGCTGGTGTTTTGTGGTGCCCTGCCGGACCCCGACCATCAGTGGCGAGCGCTGCTGGTGACCCGTGCGCTCGAAGGTTTCGAAGAGATTGAACACTGGTATGCCGGTGGCGGCCGCGAGCGTCATGGCGAAGCGGTGCATGACCAGATCCTCCGGGAGTTGGCCGAAAACCTGGCCCGTATGCACAGGGGCCGCTGGCAACATAGCTGCATCTACATCAAGCATGTCTTCGTGCGTGTGACCGGGGAGGGCGAGGCGGCCAAGCCTGAGGTGGCGCTGCTGGATCTGGAGAAATGTCGTCGACGCCTGACCGCGCGGCGAGCGGCCTCCCATGATATGAAGCAGCTACGGCGCCACTCGTCGTTTAGCGACGCTGACTGGAAAAAACTCGTCTACTTTTACGAAGCGGCGTTTGGCAGCGCTATCAAAGGTTTATAG
- a CDS encoding multidrug efflux RND transporter permease subunit gives MAFTDPFIRRPVLATVVSLLIVLLGFQAWSKLPLRQYPQMENALITVTTAYPGANAETIQGYITQPMQQSLASAEGIDYMTSVSRQNFSVISVYARIGSNSDRLFTELLAKANEVKNQLPQDAEDPVLSREAADASALMYISFFSKELNNPQITDYLSRVIQPKLATLPGMAEAEILGNQVFAMRLWLDPVKLAGFGLTAADVTNAVRQHNFLSAAGELKGEYVVTSINANTELKSAEAFGAIPLKTDGDSRVLLRDVARVEMGAENYDTISSFGGTPSVYIGIKATPGANPLDVIKEVRKIMPDMEAQLPTNLKAEIAYDATLFIQASIDEVVKTLFEAVLIVIVVVFLFLGALRSVLIPVVTIPLSMIGVMFFMQLMGYSMNLLTLLAMVLAIGLVVDDAIVVVENIHRHIEQGKTPFDAAIEGAREIAMPVVSMTITLAAVYAPIGLLQGLTGALFKEFALTLAGAVVISGIVALTLSPMMCAMLLRHDENPSGLAHRLDMVFERLKSRYQRMLHGTLNTRPVVLVFAVIVLLLIPVLIMFTKSELAPDEDQGIIFMMANAPQTTNLDYLNSYTDHFITIFKEFPEYYSSFQINGYNGVQSGIGGFLLKPWNERSRTQMEILPEVQAKLESVPGLQIFGFNLPSLPGTGEGLPFAFVINSPKEYATLLEIADRVKKRALESGKFAFMDIDLAFDKPEVVVDIDRAKAAQMGVSMQDLGGTLATLLGESEINRFTLEGRSYKVIAQVERPFRDNPDWLNNYYVKNAKGESLPLSTLIKVSDRARPRQLNQFQQLNAVTISGFPVVSMGEAIETVRQIAREEAPVGFAFDYAGASRQFVQEGSALWVTFALALAIIFLVLAAQFESFRDPLVILVTVPLSICGALIPLFLGWSSMNIYTQVGLVTLIGLISKHGILIVEFANQLRREQNLTPREAVEQAASIRLRPVLMTTAAMVFGMVPLIFATGAGAVSRFDIGTVIATGMSIGTLFTLFVLPCVYTLLAKPDKA, from the coding sequence ATGGCTTTTACCGATCCATTCATTCGCCGTCCGGTGCTCGCCACCGTGGTCAGCCTGTTGATCGTGCTGCTGGGTTTCCAGGCCTGGAGCAAGTTGCCCCTGCGCCAGTATCCACAAATGGAAAACGCCCTGATCACGGTGACCACCGCCTACCCCGGGGCCAACGCCGAGACCATCCAGGGCTACATCACCCAGCCGATGCAGCAGAGCCTGGCCAGTGCCGAGGGCATCGACTACATGACCTCGGTCAGCCGCCAGAATTTCTCGGTGATCTCGGTCTATGCCCGCATCGGTTCCAACAGCGATCGGCTCTTTACCGAACTGCTGGCCAAGGCCAACGAGGTCAAGAACCAACTGCCCCAGGACGCCGAGGACCCCGTCCTGAGCCGCGAGGCCGCCGATGCCTCGGCACTGATGTACATCAGTTTCTTCAGCAAGGAACTGAACAACCCGCAGATCACCGACTACCTGTCCCGGGTGATCCAGCCCAAACTGGCGACCCTGCCAGGCATGGCTGAGGCGGAGATCCTCGGCAACCAGGTCTTTGCCATGCGCCTGTGGCTGGACCCGGTCAAGCTCGCCGGTTTCGGCCTGACTGCCGCCGACGTGACCAATGCCGTGCGCCAGCACAACTTCCTCTCCGCGGCCGGTGAATTGAAAGGCGAGTATGTCGTCACCAGCATCAACGCCAATACCGAGCTCAAGTCCGCCGAGGCCTTTGGCGCGATCCCGCTCAAGACCGACGGCGACAGCCGTGTGTTGCTGCGGGACGTGGCCCGCGTGGAAATGGGCGCCGAGAACTACGACACCATCAGCTCCTTTGGTGGCACGCCCTCGGTGTACATCGGGATCAAGGCCACGCCCGGTGCGAACCCGCTGGATGTGATCAAGGAAGTACGCAAGATCATGCCGGACATGGAGGCCCAGCTTCCGACCAACCTCAAGGCCGAAATTGCCTACGACGCCACCCTGTTCATCCAGGCCTCCATCGACGAAGTGGTGAAAACCCTGTTCGAGGCGGTACTGATCGTCATCGTCGTGGTGTTCCTGTTCCTCGGTGCCCTGCGTTCGGTACTCATCCCGGTGGTGACCATCCCACTGTCGATGATCGGCGTGATGTTCTTCATGCAGTTGATGGGCTACTCGATGAACCTCCTCACACTGCTGGCCATGGTGCTCGCCATCGGTCTGGTGGTGGACGACGCCATCGTGGTGGTGGAGAACATTCACCGGCACATCGAGCAAGGCAAGACCCCATTCGACGCCGCAATAGAAGGTGCCCGGGAAATCGCCATGCCGGTGGTCTCGATGACCATCACCCTGGCAGCGGTGTATGCACCGATCGGCCTGCTCCAGGGCCTGACGGGCGCTTTGTTCAAGGAGTTTGCATTGACCCTGGCCGGGGCGGTGGTGATCTCCGGGATCGTCGCCCTGACCCTGTCACCGATGATGTGCGCCATGCTCCTGCGCCACGACGAAAACCCCTCGGGGCTGGCCCACCGGCTGGACATGGTTTTCGAACGTTTGAAGAGCCGTTACCAGCGCATGCTTCACGGCACGCTCAACACCCGGCCGGTGGTACTGGTGTTCGCGGTGATCGTCCTGCTGCTGATCCCGGTGCTGATCATGTTCACCAAGTCCGAACTGGCCCCCGACGAAGACCAGGGCATCATCTTCATGATGGCCAACGCCCCGCAGACAACCAACCTCGACTACCTGAACAGCTATACCGATCACTTCATTACCATCTTCAAGGAGTTTCCGGAGTACTACTCCTCGTTCCAGATCAACGGCTACAACGGCGTACAATCGGGCATCGGCGGTTTTCTGCTCAAGCCCTGGAACGAACGCAGCCGCACCCAGATGGAAATCCTGCCAGAGGTCCAGGCCAAGCTGGAAAGCGTGCCTGGCTTGCAGATCTTCGGCTTCAACCTGCCCTCGCTGCCGGGTACCGGCGAAGGCTTGCCGTTCGCGTTCGTCATCAACTCGCCAAAGGAGTACGCGACGCTGCTGGAGATTGCCGATCGGGTCAAAAAGCGCGCATTGGAATCCGGCAAGTTCGCCTTCATGGACATTGACCTGGCGTTCGACAAGCCAGAAGTCGTGGTGGATATCGATCGCGCCAAGGCCGCCCAGATGGGCGTTTCCATGCAAGATCTGGGCGGTACCCTGGCGACGCTGTTGGGCGAATCAGAGATCAACCGCTTCACCCTCGAGGGACGCAGCTACAAAGTCATTGCCCAGGTCGAACGCCCCTTCCGGGATAACCCGGACTGGTTGAACAACTACTACGTGAAAAATGCCAAGGGTGAATCGCTGCCGCTATCGACCCTGATCAAGGTCAGCGACCGGGCGCGACCACGGCAACTCAACCAGTTCCAGCAGCTCAATGCGGTGACCATCTCGGGCTTTCCCGTCGTGAGCATGGGTGAGGCGATCGAGACCGTCCGGCAGATCGCCCGGGAGGAAGCCCCGGTGGGGTTCGCCTTCGATTACGCTGGGGCTTCGCGCCAATTTGTACAGGAAGGCAGTGCGTTGTGGGTGACCTTTGCCCTCGCCCTGGCAATCATCTTCCTGGTGTTGGCCGCGCAGTTCGAAAGTTTCCGGGACCCGTTGGTGATCCTGGTGACGGTGCCGCTGTCGATTTGCGGCGCCTTGATTCCGCTGTTCCTCGGCTGGTCGAGCATGAACATCTACACCCAGGTGGGCCTGGTGACCCTGATTGGCCTGATCAGCAAGCACGGGATCCTGATTGTCGAATTCGCCAACCAACTGCGCAGGGAACAGAACCTGACGCCGCGGGAAGCCGTGGAGCAAGCCGCGTCGATTCGTCTGCGGCCGGTACTGATGACCACTGCTGCGATGGTGTTCGGCATGGTGCCGCTCATCTTCGCCACAGGCGCCGGGGCGGTGAGCCGCTTCGACATCGGCACGGTGATCGCCACGGGCATGTCGATTGGCACCTTGTTCACGTTGTTCGTGTTGCCTTGCGTCTACACGCTGCTGGCCAAGCCGGACAAGGCCTGA